The following proteins come from a genomic window of Hymenobacter canadensis:
- a CDS encoding LytR/AlgR family response regulator transcription factor — translation MPHPSPLRCLVIDDDPLSIQIVENCIASTDFLTSAGSCTSAVQAAEVLRTQAVDLLFLDVEMPLMSGIDLLRTLQNPPMVVLITSSQQYAVEAFEHDVVDYLVKPISYARFLKAAQRALELSSARTDPEPATATETADFTFMKVDTKLVKVIFDEVRYVEALGDYVHVVTGQSKLIVYSTMKAVEEKFPTGLFVRVHRSFIVNLKRVQAIEDNSILIDGKHIPIGQTYTRDVFQRLNKF, via the coding sequence ATGCCGCACCCCTCCCCGCTCCGCTGCCTGGTTATCGACGATGACCCGCTTTCCATTCAGATTGTTGAAAACTGCATTGCCAGCACCGACTTTCTGACCTCGGCCGGCTCCTGCACCAGTGCCGTACAGGCGGCTGAAGTCCTGCGCACCCAAGCCGTCGACCTGCTGTTCCTGGACGTGGAGATGCCCCTGATGTCGGGCATCGACCTGCTCCGCACGCTGCAGAACCCGCCTATGGTGGTCCTCATCACCAGCAGCCAGCAATACGCCGTCGAGGCCTTCGAGCACGATGTGGTCGACTATCTGGTAAAGCCCATCAGCTATGCCCGGTTCCTGAAAGCCGCGCAGCGCGCGCTGGAACTGTCCTCTGCCCGCACCGACCCCGAGCCCGCCACGGCCACCGAAACCGCCGATTTTACCTTCATGAAGGTAGATACCAAGCTGGTGAAGGTCATATTCGACGAAGTGCGCTACGTGGAGGCCCTCGGCGACTACGTGCACGTGGTGACGGGCCAGAGCAAGCTCATCGTGTACAGCACCATGAAAGCGGTGGAAGAGAAGTTTCCGACCGGCCTTTTCGTGCGGGTGCACCGCTCGTTTATCGTCAACCTGAAACGCGTCCAGGCCATCGAGGACAATTCCATCCTCATTGATGGCAAGCACATTCCCATCGGCCAGACCTACACGCGCGACGTATTTCAGCGGCTCAATAAGTTCTAG
- a CDS encoding PKD domain-containing protein: protein MHTCRFFALLLLTALLAALPRAARAQTAGDTTSAQCPPARLVEMCVELDARTSVDSAAGPLSYRWLMGDGTTLTGATVAHCYTERRRYTVQLDVVDEKTGEVRAAEKLIPVDFTQEIVLNFRASPANARVGQRIAFDALDSQLPLCENVVILWDFRDGSVENGRRVEHVFRRPGRYVVRMALRGNGPDTCPDSHCVTRLVSILIEP from the coding sequence GTGCACACCTGCCGTTTCTTTGCCCTGCTTCTGCTGACCGCCCTGCTGGCGGCCCTGCCCCGGGCTGCCCGTGCCCAAACAGCCGGCGACACCACTAGCGCGCAATGCCCGCCGGCGCGCCTTGTGGAGATGTGCGTGGAGCTGGACGCCCGCACTTCCGTCGACTCGGCCGCAGGGCCTCTTAGCTACCGCTGGCTGATGGGCGACGGCACCACCCTGACCGGTGCCACCGTAGCCCATTGCTACACCGAGCGCCGCCGCTACACCGTGCAACTGGACGTAGTGGACGAGAAAACCGGCGAGGTGCGGGCCGCCGAAAAGCTCATCCCGGTTGACTTCACCCAAGAAATAGTCCTCAATTTCCGGGCCTCCCCGGCAAACGCCCGCGTTGGCCAGCGAATAGCATTTGATGCCCTCGACTCGCAGCTACCGCTATGCGAAAATGTGGTGATACTATGGGATTTCCGGGATGGGTCCGTGGAAAATGGCCGCCGCGTAGAGCACGTCTTCCGCCGGCCCGGCAGGTACGTAGTGCGCATGGCCCTGCGCGGCAATGGTCCCGACACCTGCCCCGACAGCCACTGTGTTACCCGGCTGGTGAGCATCCTAATTGAGCCATAA
- a CDS encoding ABC transporter substrate-binding protein, producing MKSLLSGVLLLLTGCCVLVACNPSAKPSAAVRIRWSNDPGSLDPLVSATPQATEVINLLHCSLLMGEPDQQQVIPWLADSLPRIRQRGPLTLLQYRLRPQATWDNGTPVLARDVAFTLRLLNCPGLPTEFSRTQYGDILDVELDASDPRRFTLVRASSSLDMVLASGDFAILPEYSLDPTGQLRAVPLPLLRTDTAAATRQYPTIRAFAARYRQAHVGQHPERLPGCGPYKVAAWQPNQYLRLQRKARWWADRLAQPAYWLQAQAAKLEYRIIPDDATATLALRRGNLDLYSMPSVRIFTQLKTSADSSHFSFATADTYESTMVGFNTERAFLADARTRRALTLLFDVPRLIQATQPGLAYRSPSIISPRDRHAFNDSLTVDRFSPEQAVNLLQQAGWRRKADGTWWKGQTGPLALSLSYRSQATDHETAALQFLEAATKLGIAVRLRPTEASLLQQQLTAGSVDMFIRTISGTPFGYNFMPILHSQGIGLFNFTRFSSPESDQLIEAISAASQPAERNQLVRRFQRLLQQEAPITVLYFSRNRLVASRRLQPVRATSVRPGYDALHLKLATSSAR from the coding sequence ATGAAGTCGCTACTTTCCGGGGTATTGCTCCTACTTACAGGCTGTTGCGTATTGGTTGCCTGCAACCCGTCGGCCAAACCCTCGGCGGCTGTCCGAATCCGCTGGTCTAACGACCCTGGCTCGCTCGACCCGCTGGTGAGTGCTACGCCCCAGGCCACGGAGGTTATCAACCTGCTACACTGCAGCTTGCTGATGGGCGAACCCGACCAGCAGCAGGTAATACCTTGGCTGGCTGATTCGCTGCCCCGCATCCGGCAACGCGGCCCGCTTACACTGCTGCAGTACCGTCTTCGGCCACAGGCAACCTGGGACAATGGCACGCCGGTACTGGCGCGCGACGTGGCCTTTACGCTGCGTCTGCTGAACTGCCCCGGGCTCCCCACCGAATTCTCCCGTACGCAGTACGGTGATATCCTGGATGTGGAACTGGACGCATCGGACCCAAGGCGCTTTACGTTGGTGCGGGCCAGTTCTTCGCTGGATATGGTGCTGGCCTCCGGCGACTTCGCTATTCTGCCGGAATACTCGCTGGACCCGACCGGGCAATTACGGGCTGTGCCGCTCCCGCTATTACGAACGGATACGGCTGCCGCCACCCGCCAATATCCGACTATCCGGGCTTTTGCCGCCCGTTATCGGCAAGCCCACGTGGGCCAGCACCCGGAACGCCTGCCGGGCTGTGGCCCCTACAAGGTGGCCGCCTGGCAGCCCAACCAATATTTGCGCCTGCAACGCAAGGCCCGCTGGTGGGCCGACCGGCTGGCCCAGCCAGCATATTGGCTGCAGGCGCAGGCTGCTAAGCTCGAATACCGCATCATTCCGGATGATGCCACGGCTACCCTGGCCCTGCGGCGGGGAAACCTGGACCTGTACTCCATGCCTTCGGTCCGCATCTTCACGCAACTGAAGACTTCCGCTGACAGCAGCCACTTTTCCTTTGCCACGGCCGACACCTACGAGTCGACGATGGTGGGCTTTAATACTGAGCGTGCATTTCTGGCCGATGCCCGTACGCGCCGCGCTCTGACGCTACTGTTTGATGTCCCGCGTCTGATTCAGGCTACCCAACCCGGGCTAGCTTACCGTAGCCCGAGCATAATTTCGCCACGCGACAGGCATGCGTTCAACGACAGCCTGACGGTCGACCGATTCTCACCGGAGCAGGCAGTCAATCTGTTGCAGCAGGCGGGCTGGCGCAGAAAGGCCGATGGAACGTGGTGGAAGGGCCAAACGGGTCCGCTGGCACTGAGCCTCAGCTACCGGAGCCAGGCCACCGACCATGAAACGGCGGCGCTGCAGTTCCTGGAGGCTGCTACCAAGCTGGGCATTGCCGTGCGGCTGCGGCCTACAGAAGCCAGCCTGCTACAGCAGCAGCTTACTGCCGGCAGCGTTGATATGTTTATCCGAACGATATCGGGCACCCCTTTCGGGTACAACTTCATGCCTATTCTGCATTCGCAGGGCATTGGGTTATTCAATTTCACCCGGTTCAGCTCACCTGAATCCGACCAGCTGATTGAGGCTATATCTGCCGCCAGCCAACCGGCTGAGCGCAACCAGCTGGTACGCCGTTTTCAGCGGCTGCTGCAGCAGGAGGCGCCCATCACTGTCTTGTATTTTTCGCGCAACCGGCTGGTTGCTTCCCGCCGGTTGCAACCGGTGCGGGCCACCAGCGTACGGCCTGGCTATGATGCCCTGCATCTGAAGCTGGCCACTTCTTCGGCCCGTTAG
- a CDS encoding ABC transporter permease subunit: MTWSILSVLFLLTRTLPEEQELLARFGGIATGAAPSARQMQAAQQQARRRLGLDKPLFYISRRPPQTNQPTQALAMRWQWEGCHNQYHQWLTELSQGDLGTSYQTQEPVLPLLVQALCHTMPLALLAMLLLVGLGGALGVVQARRPGPLVAVLFALDTLPLFVVALLLLLLLANPDFLALFPAYGLAEDTESGSSLTYLSYLALPVASLVLTGIAEPAVQLAATLRHETQQQYALAARAKGLSERQVLWHHTLRNAALPSLVLITDLLPNLLAGSVVVELIFALPGVGRLLAEAATARDYPVLLAGVLLLTLLRQLSLWLADGLQYLLDPRLGTAAT, translated from the coding sequence ATGACGTGGAGCATTCTCTCGGTTCTGTTTCTGCTGACCCGCACGCTGCCCGAGGAACAGGAACTGCTGGCGCGCTTTGGGGGCATTGCTACCGGTGCCGCCCCCAGCGCCCGGCAGATGCAGGCCGCACAGCAGCAGGCCCGCCGCCGCCTGGGCCTCGACAAGCCGCTGTTTTATATCTCCCGCCGCCCGCCGCAGACCAATCAGCCCACGCAGGCGCTGGCTATGCGCTGGCAATGGGAAGGGTGCCACAACCAATATCATCAATGGCTAACGGAGCTTAGCCAGGGCGACTTAGGCACTTCTTACCAAACCCAGGAACCGGTACTGCCTCTTTTAGTGCAGGCACTGTGCCATACAATGCCGCTCGCGCTGCTGGCCATGCTGCTGCTTGTGGGGCTGGGCGGGGCGCTGGGAGTGGTGCAGGCCCGGCGGCCGGGGCCGCTGGTGGCGGTGCTATTTGCGCTGGATACCCTGCCGTTGTTTGTGGTGGCTTTGCTGCTGCTGCTGCTGCTGGCCAACCCTGATTTTCTCGCGCTTTTTCCGGCCTATGGCTTGGCTGAAGACACTGAGTCAGGCAGTTCTTTGACTTATCTGAGCTATCTGGCTTTGCCTGTGGCTAGCCTAGTGCTCACGGGCATTGCCGAGCCGGCCGTGCAGCTGGCGGCGACGCTACGCCATGAAACTCAGCAGCAGTATGCGCTGGCTGCACGCGCCAAAGGCCTATCGGAGCGGCAGGTGCTCTGGCACCACACCCTGCGCAACGCCGCCCTACCCAGCCTCGTGCTCATCACTGATCTGCTGCCCAACCTGCTGGCTGGCTCCGTGGTGGTAGAACTGATTTTCGCCCTGCCGGGAGTGGGCAGGCTGCTGGCCGAAGCCGCCACTGCCCGCGACTATCCGGTGCTGCTGGCAGGTGTGCTGCTGCTCACGCTGCTGCGCCAGCTCTCGCTGTGGCTCGCCGACGGCCTGCAGTACCTGCTCGACCCACGCCTTGGCACTGCGGCCACATGA
- a CDS encoding ABC transporter permease: MRRPHQLSRWSQRLGWSWLLLLVAAALLADLLPLPAFPDLLHTNAPPLTAGHPLGTDPQGHDVLGSLIYGARTVLLVSVPATLLATALGMALGGAAGFWGNTGLRLPLATLLAGGVAALLFVVAGAPATSSLAAWWPVLLLSASILANRLLFRKKWLQQPVALPIDTWVSAAIVALAALPRLVVVLVVAAATEPSTLTLTALLTLVLWPVPARLMRAETRRIQQLPYLEAARALGLPTYSILLHHVLPNSWRVLRVSLPMNLAVLIGLETTLSFLGVGLPPELPSWGRLLAASRLAASSWWLIVFPAVALLFTALALRQLLPAPKAERN, from the coding sequence ATGAGACGCCCCCACCAACTTTCCCGGTGGAGCCAGCGCCTGGGCTGGAGTTGGCTGCTGCTGCTTGTTGCGGCCGCCCTACTCGCCGACCTGTTGCCGCTCCCCGCATTTCCGGACCTGCTGCATACCAATGCTCCGCCCCTGACTGCCGGGCATCCGTTAGGCACCGACCCCCAGGGGCACGATGTGCTGGGCAGCCTGATCTACGGGGCCCGCACGGTACTGCTGGTAAGTGTGCCGGCCACGCTGCTTGCCACCGCCCTGGGCATGGCTTTGGGAGGCGCAGCCGGATTCTGGGGCAATACCGGCCTGCGCCTACCACTTGCCACTTTGCTGGCCGGTGGGGTTGCTGCGCTACTGTTTGTCGTGGCCGGAGCACCAGCAACCAGCTCGCTGGCTGCATGGTGGCCCGTGCTGCTGCTGTCAGCCAGCATATTGGCCAACAGGCTCTTATTTCGTAAAAAGTGGCTGCAGCAGCCTGTTGCATTGCCCATAGATACATGGGTTTCGGCCGCTATTGTGGCGCTGGCAGCATTACCGCGCCTGGTAGTAGTGTTGGTGGTGGCCGCAGCCACAGAGCCAAGTACGCTTACACTTACGGCCCTGCTTACCCTGGTTTTGTGGCCGGTGCCGGCCCGGCTGATGCGCGCCGAAACCCGAAGAATCCAGCAGTTGCCTTATCTGGAGGCGGCCCGGGCACTGGGGCTGCCCACTTACAGCATACTGCTGCACCATGTGCTCCCCAATAGCTGGCGGGTGCTGCGGGTTTCTCTGCCCATGAACCTGGCCGTGCTTATAGGCCTGGAAACTACCTTATCCTTCCTCGGAGTGGGCCTGCCCCCTGAACTGCCAAGCTGGGGCCGTCTACTGGCAGCCAGCCGCTTAGCTGCTTCCAGCTGGTGGCTGATAGTATTCCCGGCAGTAGCCTTATTGTTCACTGCCCTGGCTCTGCGCCAGCTGCTTCCGGCCCCTAAGGCAGAGCGCAATTAA
- a CDS encoding SDR family oxidoreductase gives MRILVTGSNGLLGQKLVALLSAQPGLTLIATSRGPNKLAGLYPQVRFVPLDVTDAAQVAAVLAQEQPTHLIHTAAMTNVDECELNQQACWQQNVTAVEYLVAACEAHQIHLVHLSTDFIFSGEGGPLAEDAVPAPVNFYGASKVAAERVVQACRTPWAIVRTVLVYGVAHDYGRTNIVLWVRDSLRAKKPIKVVNDQFRTPTLAEDLAQGCWLAAQHHATGIYHISSDEMLTPYQMALRVADYFQLDASLIERVDASTFSQTAERPLRTGFIIDKARRALGYQPHTFEQGIAEVARQAEAS, from the coding sequence ATGCGTATTCTCGTTACGGGTTCCAACGGTTTGCTGGGGCAAAAGCTGGTGGCGCTGTTGAGTGCCCAACCTGGTCTGACACTCATTGCTACCTCGCGCGGCCCCAACAAGCTGGCCGGTCTGTACCCGCAGGTGCGCTTCGTGCCGCTGGACGTGACCGATGCCGCGCAGGTGGCGGCCGTGCTGGCGCAGGAGCAGCCCACGCACCTCATCCACACGGCCGCCATGACCAACGTGGACGAGTGCGAGCTGAACCAGCAGGCCTGCTGGCAGCAAAACGTAACTGCCGTCGAGTACTTAGTGGCCGCCTGCGAGGCGCACCAGATTCACCTCGTCCACCTCAGCACCGACTTCATTTTCAGTGGCGAAGGCGGACCGCTGGCCGAGGACGCGGTGCCGGCGCCGGTCAATTTCTACGGCGCCAGCAAGGTAGCCGCCGAGCGGGTGGTGCAGGCCTGCCGCACGCCGTGGGCCATTGTGCGCACGGTGCTCGTGTACGGCGTGGCGCACGACTATGGCCGCACCAATATCGTGCTTTGGGTGCGCGACTCGCTACGAGCGAAAAAGCCCATTAAGGTGGTAAATGACCAGTTCCGGACGCCTACTCTGGCCGAAGACTTGGCCCAGGGCTGCTGGCTGGCGGCCCAGCACCACGCTACCGGCATCTACCACATCAGCAGCGACGAGATGCTGACGCCCTACCAGATGGCGCTTCGGGTAGCCGACTATTTCCAGCTGGATGCCTCCTTGATTGAGCGAGTGGACGCCAGCACGTTTTCACAGACGGCCGAGCGGCCTCTGCGCACGGGCTTCATCATAGATAAGGCGCGCCGTGCGCTAGGCTATCAGCCCCACACTTTTGAGCAAGGCATTGCAGAAGTGGCCCGCCAAGCCGAGGCCAGCTGA
- a CDS encoding peptidylprolyl isomerase: MLGVFLLVLAPALYAAKFPKSSKKDQLVTISTSLGDIKLVLFDATPKHKANFLKLAESGFYNGTTFHRIISDFMVQGGDPGSKDADPGNDGQGQPSEATIPAEIRPEFTHKFGALAAARQADFVNPERASSASQFYLVQNHRGTPHLNGQYTVYGQVVSGLDVIDKIAAQPKDGRDRPTTDIKMTMKVEKLKKKKITELYGYTY; encoded by the coding sequence TTGCTTGGAGTATTCCTTCTAGTGCTAGCTCCGGCCCTGTATGCGGCCAAATTCCCTAAGAGCAGCAAGAAAGATCAGCTCGTGACCATCAGCACCTCGCTCGGCGACATCAAGCTCGTGCTGTTCGATGCCACTCCCAAGCATAAAGCCAACTTCCTGAAGCTGGCCGAAAGCGGCTTCTACAACGGCACCACCTTCCACCGCATCATCTCCGACTTCATGGTGCAGGGCGGCGACCCCGGCAGCAAAGACGCGGACCCCGGCAACGACGGCCAGGGCCAGCCCAGCGAGGCCACCATTCCGGCCGAAATCCGGCCCGAATTCACCCACAAATTCGGCGCACTGGCCGCTGCCCGCCAGGCCGACTTCGTGAACCCCGAGCGGGCCAGCAGTGCCTCGCAGTTTTATCTGGTGCAGAATCACCGCGGCACACCCCACCTCAACGGCCAGTACACCGTCTACGGCCAGGTCGTAAGCGGCCTCGACGTCATCGACAAGATTGCCGCCCAGCCCAAAGACGGCCGCGACCGGCCCACTACTGACATTAAAATGACGATGAAGGTGGAGAAGCTGAAGAAAAAGAAAATTACGGAGCTCTACGGCTACACTTACTAA
- a CDS encoding DUF2238 domain-containing protein produces the protein MTTAFTPTTTAPSLAPPPPHWFPKLLLAVYLIEFVALGINPAERGTWWAENVPIFLIVLALTVLYVRGTRFSNLAYALMSVLLFMHTIGGHYTFEKVPFDWFNNLFGFKRNMYDRVAHFSVGFYAYAIIELTDRYGTIRSRVISYLFPLCVIGTVAMAYELIEWVYAEVAGGDAGAAFLGSQGDIWDAQKDMLADTSGAVFALILYALFGRGRRQDV, from the coding sequence ATGACCACTGCCTTTACCCCTACCACTACTGCCCCCAGCCTCGCCCCGCCGCCGCCCCACTGGTTTCCGAAGCTGCTGCTGGCCGTGTACCTGATTGAGTTTGTGGCGCTGGGCATCAACCCGGCTGAGCGCGGCACCTGGTGGGCCGAAAACGTGCCGATTTTCCTGATTGTGCTGGCCCTGACGGTGCTGTACGTGCGCGGCACACGCTTCTCCAACCTAGCCTATGCCCTGATGAGCGTATTGCTGTTCATGCACACCATTGGCGGCCATTATACCTTCGAGAAAGTGCCGTTCGACTGGTTCAACAACCTGTTTGGCTTCAAGCGCAATATGTACGACCGGGTGGCGCACTTTTCGGTGGGCTTCTACGCCTACGCCATCATCGAGCTGACGGACCGCTACGGCACCATCCGCAGCCGCGTCATCAGCTACCTGTTTCCGTTGTGCGTCATCGGCACGGTGGCCATGGCCTACGAGCTGATTGAATGGGTGTATGCCGAAGTAGCCGGCGGCGACGCCGGGGCCGCCTTCCTGGGCAGCCAGGGCGACATCTGGGATGCCCAGAAAGACATGCTGGCCGATACCAGCGGCGCCGTTTTCGCGCTGATTCTGTACGCGCTGTTTGGCCGGGGCCGCCGCCAGGACGTCTGA
- the hemC gene encoding hydroxymethylbilane synthase, whose amino-acid sequence MKKPIRIGTRGSKLALWQAHHVAACLEQAGLASEIVIITTKGDVVLDRSLDKIGAKGVFTEELEVGLRTGHIDIAVHSAKDVQSSIPDDLELLAFMEREQVNDVVVSFQADLDLRKPGLVLGTSSTRRKAMLRRFLPNASTAEARGNLQTRLRKLEEGQYDALVLAYAGVHRMEYDHLIRHVLPETQFVPATGQGSVAIECARALEPALKTELHRILDHPATHVCLAAERAFLRTMEGGCSIPSFALATLSPDGATVHLHGGLISLDGAKLLEEAQTADASQAEALGIRIAESVLARGGQQILDEIRRERDA is encoded by the coding sequence TTGAAAAAGCCCATTCGCATCGGCACCCGGGGTAGCAAGCTGGCGCTGTGGCAGGCCCACCACGTAGCGGCTTGCCTGGAGCAGGCTGGCCTGGCTTCCGAAATTGTCATCATCACCACCAAAGGCGACGTAGTGCTGGACCGCTCCCTTGATAAAATCGGGGCCAAAGGCGTGTTCACCGAAGAGCTGGAAGTGGGTTTGCGCACCGGCCACATTGATATTGCCGTGCACAGCGCCAAAGACGTGCAAAGCAGCATCCCCGATGATCTGGAGCTGCTGGCGTTCATGGAGCGCGAGCAGGTGAACGACGTAGTGGTGAGCTTTCAGGCCGACCTGGATCTGCGCAAGCCGGGCCTCGTGCTGGGCACCAGCAGCACCCGCCGCAAGGCCATGCTGCGCCGGTTTCTGCCCAACGCCAGCACCGCCGAAGCCCGCGGCAACCTTCAGACCCGCCTGCGCAAGCTCGAGGAAGGCCAGTACGACGCGCTGGTGCTGGCCTACGCCGGCGTGCACCGCATGGAGTACGACCACCTGATCCGGCACGTGCTGCCCGAAACCCAGTTTGTGCCCGCCACCGGGCAGGGCAGCGTGGCCATTGAGTGCGCCCGCGCCTTGGAGCCGGCCCTCAAAACCGAGCTGCACCGCATCCTTGACCATCCGGCCACCCACGTGTGCCTGGCAGCGGAGCGAGCCTTTCTGCGCACCATGGAAGGCGGCTGCAGCATCCCCAGCTTCGCGTTGGCCACGCTCAGCCCCGATGGCGCAACGGTGCACCTGCACGGCGGCCTCATTAGCCTCGATGGGGCCAAGCTGCTGGAAGAAGCCCAGACTGCCGACGCCAGCCAGGCCGAAGCGCTGGGAATCCGCATTGCCGAGAGTGTACTGGCGCGTGGCGGCCAGCAGATTCTCGACGAAATTCGCCGGGAAAGAGACGCTTAA
- a CDS encoding ATP-binding protein has protein sequence MRFSDIPGQQQVKQLLVQSVQRNHVAHAQLFRGAEGSAALPLALAFAAFLNCESRTPDADDSCGRCPSCQKIDKLIHPDLNFIVPVTTTKAVAKDATSSKFMADWRTFVLDSPYQGLNDWMQHIGAENKQGSISKEESLQLLRLVSLKAFEAQYKLVVIWQPELMHPAAANAVLKLLEEPPAATVFLLVSHAPEQLLPTIISRVQPVVVRPLSEQDLTNWLRDEHQVPEVKARQLAQLAEGNPGAALAAHHAAATDHDYFALFAGWMRTCFSNKVSEMLEKSDEFQKLGRENQKEFLQYALTLLRKVLLFGLDPQLVPHLSTQEQPFVQGFSRFVTPQNADPITRELNDAHYHIERNANPRMVFVDVSLRMAALLKMAV, from the coding sequence ATGCGTTTCTCCGATATTCCCGGCCAGCAACAGGTAAAGCAGCTGCTTGTGCAAAGCGTGCAGCGCAACCACGTGGCACACGCCCAGCTGTTTCGCGGGGCTGAGGGCTCGGCGGCGCTGCCGTTGGCGCTGGCTTTCGCGGCTTTTCTGAACTGCGAGAGCCGCACACCCGACGCCGATGATTCCTGCGGCCGCTGCCCGAGCTGCCAGAAAATCGACAAGCTCATCCATCCCGACCTGAACTTCATCGTGCCCGTCACGACCACCAAGGCCGTGGCCAAGGATGCCACCAGCAGCAAGTTCATGGCCGACTGGCGCACCTTCGTGCTCGACAGCCCCTACCAGGGCCTCAACGACTGGATGCAGCACATCGGGGCCGAGAACAAGCAGGGCAGCATTTCCAAGGAAGAAAGCCTGCAGTTGCTGCGGCTGGTGAGCCTCAAGGCCTTTGAGGCGCAGTACAAGCTGGTGGTTATCTGGCAGCCCGAGCTAATGCACCCGGCCGCCGCCAACGCTGTGCTCAAGCTGCTGGAAGAGCCACCCGCCGCCACGGTGTTTCTGCTGGTGAGCCACGCGCCCGAGCAGCTGCTGCCCACCATCATCAGCCGGGTGCAGCCCGTGGTGGTGCGCCCACTCTCCGAGCAGGACCTAACCAACTGGCTGCGCGACGAGCATCAGGTGCCCGAAGTGAAGGCCCGGCAGCTGGCCCAACTCGCGGAGGGCAACCCCGGCGCCGCCCTGGCCGCCCACCACGCCGCCGCCACCGACCACGACTACTTTGCCCTGTTCGCGGGCTGGATGCGCACTTGCTTCAGCAACAAGGTGAGCGAGATGCTGGAAAAGAGCGACGAGTTTCAGAAACTGGGCCGCGAAAACCAGAAGGAGTTTCTGCAGTACGCCCTCACGCTGCTGCGCAAGGTGCTGCTCTTCGGTCTCGATCCGCAGCTAGTGCCGCACTTGTCCACACAGGAGCAGCCGTTTGTGCAGGGCTTCAGCCGCTTCGTCACGCCTCAAAACGCCGACCCCATCACCCGCGAGCTGAACGACGCGCACTACCACATTGAGCGCAACGCCAACCCGCGAATGGTGTTCGTGGATGTCTCGCTGCGGATGGCGGCACTGCTGAAAATGGCCGTCTAG
- a CDS encoding GlmU family protein: MHVLLFDDPAIRPHLLPFTFTRPVAALRCGILTLAEKWQHRLGGQPVGYLTAPYLQAKYPAGATSGPALVINGAVCPDDVLVKQVQALAAGEALFCDETLVAAHLTDATQVAELIQEGFLKTRDVAEPITIIREVWHLFLRNGAEIRRDFDLLTKGRESAPVGDAHTIVYAPENIFIEPGVKIRAAILNAENGPIYLGKNSQVHEGAIISGPLALCEGSHINAGAKMRGDNTVGPFSKVGGEVGNSILLGYSNKGHDGYLGNSVIGEWCNLGADTNTSNLKNNYAPVKIWSHSAGRFVNTGQTFCGLMMGDHSKCGINTMFNTGTVVGVGANIFGAGFPRTFIPSFSWGGAAGFETFRLPKVAEVAERVMARRNLPYNQIEQDIMRHVYEQTAKDRVWEKAANNEQSATSKDQ, encoded by the coding sequence ATGCACGTTCTGCTCTTCGACGACCCGGCCATCCGGCCCCACCTGCTGCCCTTCACGTTCACGCGCCCGGTGGCGGCCCTGCGCTGCGGCATCCTGACGCTGGCTGAGAAGTGGCAGCACCGGCTGGGCGGGCAGCCCGTCGGCTACCTCACCGCGCCGTACCTGCAGGCCAAGTATCCGGCCGGCGCCACGTCGGGCCCGGCGCTGGTCATCAACGGCGCCGTCTGCCCCGACGACGTGCTGGTGAAGCAGGTGCAGGCTCTGGCTGCCGGCGAGGCGCTGTTCTGCGATGAAACACTGGTGGCGGCCCATCTCACCGATGCCACGCAGGTGGCCGAGCTGATTCAGGAAGGCTTCCTTAAAACCCGCGACGTAGCCGAGCCCATTACCATCATCCGGGAAGTGTGGCACCTGTTTCTGCGCAACGGCGCCGAAATCCGCCGCGACTTCGACCTGCTGACCAAGGGCCGCGAGTCGGCGCCGGTGGGCGACGCGCATACCATTGTGTACGCGCCGGAAAACATCTTCATTGAGCCCGGCGTGAAGATTCGCGCCGCCATTCTCAACGCCGAAAACGGCCCGATTTACCTCGGCAAAAATTCGCAGGTGCACGAAGGAGCCATCATCAGCGGGCCGCTGGCGCTCTGCGAGGGCAGCCACATCAACGCCGGCGCCAAAATGCGCGGCGACAACACCGTGGGCCCGTTCAGCAAGGTGGGCGGCGAAGTCGGCAACAGCATCCTGCTCGGCTACAGCAACAAAGGCCACGATGGCTACCTCGGCAACTCGGTGATAGGCGAGTGGTGCAACCTGGGCGCCGACACCAACACCAGCAACCTCAAAAACAACTACGCCCCCGTCAAGATCTGGAGCCACTCGGCGGGCCGCTTCGTGAACACCGGCCAGACCTTCTGCGGCCTGATGATGGGCGACCACAGCAAGTGCGGCATCAACACCATGTTCAACACCGGCACGGTGGTGGGCGTAGGTGCCAACATCTTCGGGGCCGGCTTCCCGCGCACGTTCATCCCGAGCTTTAGCTGGGGCGGCGCCGCCGGCTTCGAAACCTTCCGGCTGCCCAAAGTGGCTGAGGTTGCGGAGCGCGTAATGGCCCGCCGCAACCTGCCCTACAACCAGATAGAGCAGGATATCATGCGCCACGTGTATGAGCAGACTGCGAAAGACCGGGTGTGGGAGAAAGCTGCGAATAATGAGCAATCAGCAACGAGCAAGGACCAATAG